The DNA region TTAGGGATTCCACTTACTGGTTGGTTATCGAAACGAATAGAGTTGTGGGAGCCGTAAATATAAGGCACCAGCTAAATGAGAAGCTACTAAATTGTGGCGGTCATATTGGATATGGGATCCGGCCTTCTGATAGACGTAAAGGATACGCAACCCAATTATTATCCTTAGCGTTAGAGAAAACCAAAGAACTGGGAATACGAAAAGTGTTAGTCGTATGTGATGCCGATAATATTGCTTCCAAGAAAACGATCATGAAGAACGGTGGAATTCCAGATCAAGATTATATTGAAGAGGATGGAAACACCGTCAATCGATTTTGGATAGAGATTTAACCTGATTTTGAGGTTTTTCAAGGCTTCATGAAGTAAAATGAATAAACTAGGAGCTTAATGATGTTCTTATCCATAGGATTAGCATTCCTTTTGTCTTTCTCTTATAAGATTATAGAGATCTTGTTCAGGTCTTTTCGATCTCACAAGCTGAGGAAGTACAGTTTATACTTTTGGGGAGTCGGCATTTTAATCGCAGTGCCATTTTTCAGAGAAAATAATGTATACAGCTCACCAGTAAATTTATCTGCGGTTTTCCCCGCGTTCGCCATTCTTTTGGTTGGTAATTATGTACTTTCACGATATTCGGGATATCATCCAATCGGTAGATACAATATAATCAATTTCGCCATTACCTATCCGATTATTGAGGAAGTTCTCTTTAGAGGGCTAATCCTTCCGTTCTTGAATCAGTCCATTCATTCCGCAGAAATTATGGAAGTCATGTTTTTGCCCGTAACGGCTCCGGTAGTTATATCAGCGCTGCTGTTTGCTATTTCTCATCTGCAATACTACAAGCTATCTTCACAGAGTATTCGATATATGATGTTTGCTTTTATCGGAGGAATATTCTTTGGAGCTGTTACAGACTTGACGCAGTCGATTTTGTTGTCTTGTCTGCTGCATATTGAATTTAATGTGTTATCCATATATTTCGCCAAGAGATCTAGCACAGATCGAACATAAGAGAGGGAATGGTCGAGGTGGGCGCAGATTGGAGAATAAAATTATCGTTGTAGTTAAAGGCGTGATAGCTAATAACGGCAAGGTATTGATCGTAAAAAGATCATCAGCCGAAGAGGTAGATGCGGGAAGCTGGGAAACGGTCGGCGGGAAGATTGAATTTGGTGAAGTGTTGGAAGAAGCCCTGATTCGTGAAGTGAAAGAAGAAATCGGCGTTGAAGTGAACGTTGAGAAGTTATTGTATGCAACTACTTTTCTTAACAGACCCGCTCAGACAGATCGTGCTTCTTACCTACCTGTGCAGGACAACAGATGATCGAATCAAACTCTCAGACGAGCATAGTGATTATAAGTGGGTAACCAGTTCTGAGGTGAGAAACTACCTGCCGCATCCCATTGCAAATGATTTCAAGAAATACAGCGTGTTCGAGACACTGGAATCTTAAGGCTAACCGTCCGGTGCTGTAGTACATAAGCTGAAACGATGTCGATGCGGGATTCCAAAACATGGTATAATTATTTCAATTCAAATCAAAGGTTGGGCTAATTTATGGAGTTCATCATTAAACCAATTGCTTATGTGCGTAATTCGCGAACGGAAATTGAAGATGATCAATGGGGCTCCATTGTATCTGAAATTGAGCTGGTTGATGATTTAAATGCGTCATCGCTTGAAGGAATAGACGAATTTTCACATTTGGAGATTATTTTTTACTTCGATAAAGTAGCGGATGACAAAATTCAATATGAGGCGAGACATCCACGAAATAATAAGGAATTTCCCATGGTGGGGATATTTGCCCAACGTGGAAAGAACAGACCGAATAAATTAGGATTGACTACGGTAGAATTGCTGGAGCATCATCACAATAAATTGATCGTTAAAAATTTGGATGCAATTGATGGTACGCCCATCATGGATATTAAACCTGTTATGAGGGAGTTTCTTCCCAACCGTGAAGTGAAGCAGCCGGAATGGTCTAAGAAGCTAATGGAAGATTATTGGGGTTAAAATAAAACCCTGACTACCAACACATCAAACGTCGGAACTGTGGAAATTACACTCATCCAGATTTTGTTGTAAAATGCTTGGTAATGACATAAGACAGATGTATAATAGAAAGAATTACAGTCAACCAAAGACCCAGCCTAAGATATGAGCTATCTATGGCTGGGTCTTTTTTTACAAGGAACAATAGAGGAGCATGGTATGTCTGAATATTTCTGGGATCATCAAATTGAATATCTAAGAAATACCAGATGGTTGTATTACAACGATGATTATTTGGAATTTCTAGTTCAGCGCGTTTGGCAGATTCATAGACCGGTAAAGATCATCGATTATGGATGCGGCTTCGGATACATGGGACTAAAGCTTCTCCCTATACTCCCTAAAGGGTCAACATATACCGGAGTCGACAAAGGCATAGATTTAATTAAACATGCCAATGAAATATACGCGCAGCTTCCATATGATTCCGAGTTTATCGTGTGTGATATAGAGGATACTCCATTTGAAAAGAAGTATGACATCGCAATCAGTCATGCTTTTTTGCTACATATGACCGATCCTGAAAGAATCGTGCAGAAGATGATCAACAGTGTGCAGGAAAACGGAATGGTGATCTGCTTCGAACCGCATTGGATTGGCAATATGTCGAATTATTATCTGGATGGAATCGAGCAAAGCGACATAATCCGTTAGGTATTCTACAGGAGTTATTTGAACAAGATCGCAAACGTACGGGGAAGGACGGCAATAAGGTATCCAAATACCGATTCTGCTAAGCCAGCTAGGCTTAAGAAACGTTGGATGCAGGGTTAGCGATAAGGTTAACTTTCTTGACCAAAACATGAACGATGAAGGGAAAAGCTTGCTGTATCGTTCTTTAAAGGAAGAGGGCTTGGGACAAGAACCCGATGACATTACAGAAGTAATGAACAATTTATTATCTAGAGGATTTAACCAGACTAAAGCCAAGGAGCAATATGAAGCTGAAGCAGCATTTTCACAACGGTTTACGGATGAATCCTGGTTAGTCTACGCCCCCAATATGAAGATATCTTTCGGAACCGTGGTAAAAATTTAATTTATCACGACCAGAATCTAGGAGACGTGGAAATGATACAGATCCTTGAAGAACCCGTAGGAAGCACTTATAAGCAGCTTATATCATTGGCATTTAATATCTGTGATGAGTTCATTTTAATTAAAAGAGATCAACTAGAATTAACGAAGAAGACGGAAGTACTGATCGAAGAACTAAAGCTATACGTTAAAACGGTGAAGAAACAAGAGGAATGGCCGGGAACCCGATTATTGGGGCATCATGCGGACGTATATTACTTCGATTGCAAGCCTGAATTGGAAGAGCTGTTAATCAATAAGGCGAACGGGCTTTATCGATGGAGACATCCTGAATTGTTAGAGGATCTATGCTTCTTTAAGAACAACACAGTATGGTTAATGACAACAGCCCACGAGAATTTAGGATTTATCAAAACAACAGATCGAGAGGAAATTTCAATGATTAGGGAAATCGAAGGGATTATGATTCAAGAAATAAAGGGCTAGAAAACTTGATATAAGAAGGATGTAGCATGGTGCAAGTTTGGGATGAGGAAGTACTTAGGAAATATATGTGAAGGAGCAAGCTTGAATATGGCATCATTTCAGTATTTTAAAATGACAGAGCAATACGCCTCATTAATCGCCGAATGGACATATGAAGAGCCTTACTCGCTATACAGTATGGAGGGAGGTTTTGACGATATATCTGAGCTTATGAATGGCGACTACTACTATGCATTAGATGACACACATGAATTAGTAGGATATATATGCACTGGAAACTCGGCACGTGTACCGGGAGGTTACCTAATTGGCATCTATAATGACGAGCAATACATCGATTTGGGCCTAGGTCTAAAACCGGAACTGACGGGGAAGGGATACGGTGAGAAATTCTTAATGAGCAGTCTTCAATTTATCAAAGAAGAATATGATAAATCGGATGTCCAATTAGTTGTAGCAGCGTTCAATGAACGAGCCATTAAAGTGTATGAACGTGTTGGGTTTATTAAAGGACAGTTATTCAAGAGTAAGGTTTCGGGTCAGGAAATTGATTTTCTGGTGATGAACTATTCGACGGAATTCTCGCCAAACATGCTCGAAAAAGCATAATTAGTGTTTACACAGGCCAAAAAGCTGTACGTTATGGTTCATGAATATGAGTGACTGTTGTAGGAGCTGTTTTAATGAACTTCAAAACTAAATTCGTTTTAATAGGAATTGTACTATTAGCCATTCTAGTAAGCGGATGTTCAGGTCAACAAGAAGATTAAGAAGAGTTCTTTCAAAAGTTTTCGGGTGAATTACTAAGCGTGGTTAATCAAGAAAACAACAAGGCATCTAAAGAGAGCGGCGTCACCCACACCGTTACCCTCGTAAATGCGTCTCCTACTCCAAAAGACTATTTTGATGAATATAAGCAATCGAACCGAACGACCGTAGAAATAATAAGTATCACTAAAAGGACCAGAATTTTTCGTATGGTAGATGGTGACCGTAAACAATTAATCGATGCAGGAGAGTTGGAAGGCAATATTGGAAACAAGATAGAGTTCTGGGTTCAACCTATCAAAGGCCACCTGCATGAGTTGGAAGCCATTGACATCACAGTGTTAGACTCGAATTAAATGTAAGCTACAAAAGTAGAGCAGGCGATTAGTTATATATATCATGGGAGGGATTCCAACGATGCATTCTATTTTCAAGCCATTGACGGAACATATCCATTTTACAGGGGATTTGAAGACAGATATTCAGCAATTCCTTACACTCAATCAGTGTTCAGAAACCGCTAAGCATTGTTTGGATGTCGGGGCAGAGTCAAGGAGGCTTGCTGTAATGTTTAATGCCGATCCCGTCGCGGCTGAGACGGCAGGTTGGTTACATGACATTAGCGTAGTTTTTCCGAACCATGCCAGAATCGATGCAGCAAGACAATTATCCATTGACGTATTACCTGAAGAAGAAAAATATCCAATGATAATTCACCAGAAAATCTCGAAGGTAATGGCGGAGCAAATCTTTCATATTACAGATGAAGGCATATTAAATGCAGTTGGCTGCCATACCACATTGAGATCCAATTCGACGTTGCTTGACCAGGTTTTGTTTGTCGCCGACAAGATCTCCTGGGATCAGAAAGGAACGCCTCCTTATCTAATTGAACTGAAAAAGAATTTACAGGAATCCCTAACACACGGCGCATTTACATATATCAATTACTTATGGGAACGAAAAGAAACCTTGAAGGTGATTCATCCTTGGCTGGCAGATGCGTATGAGGAATTAAGAGTTAACGTCCAATTGGTGTAGCTGGCTCGATGAATGGGAAAACAATCTTTACCAAAACGATCCTAAGGAGCTAGTGATTATACGAAGACTCTTAGTCCGGTGAAAAAACAAATTGGAGCGGTATTTGTCATTGTTCATAATATGCCTAGAGCGGTTAAATGGTATCGGGAAATCCTAGGGTTACCCAAAGCTGAAGAGTATACCCGAAACACAGCTCCTGATGCGAAAACGATCTATTCGATTCCATTAGGAAATACGAGCCTGTTGCTCGACAGCATACATCGGGATGAGATCAAGCCAAGCGAAAATCATCTATTCTTCTTCGATACGGATGATATTGAAGCAACATATGAGTTTATGAAATCCATTAAAGTAGATATTGTATCGCCTATTGAAGGAGTTAATGGTCCAAGGTTCTTTGCGGTGAATGATAGTGAAGGAAATCGGATTATGCTTTGTGAAGAACAATAAAATGAGTGACTTAACGGCTTACTGAAGTGAATAAACGAGGTCCAATGAAGTAAAAAAAAGGGTGGGGAATCGCATGATCCTTGAAGTGGCTATATTAAACGTAAAACCAGGACTTAGCGCGGATTTCGAAGCAGATTTTAGGAAAGCATCAACCATTATTTCTAGTATGAAGGGCTATATCCATCACGAGCTTCAAAAATGCCTGGAAGTGGAGAACAAATATATATTACTCGTTAGATGGGAGTCCTTGGAGGATCATACCGTTGGTTTTAGAGAGTCGCAGGAATATCAACAATGGAAAGCACTGCTGCACCATTACTATGATCCCTTCCCGGTCGTTGAGCATTACGAGGATATACAATTGTAATAAATGATTGATCAGGTAAAAGGTCCGGTTGAATAACGCGATTAGGAGAGAGGTCCTTCCATGAAAGTAGTCGAGCTTGATGAAAAAAAGCTGGTTGGAATACGGGTAGTCTGTCCTGGTGATCAATATGCCAATGAAATCCCCAAAGCTTCTGTCATGCTCAGGTACAGGCTGGGCGAAATCCAAAAAGTTATCCATCCGGCGAGACTTGTAGGGGCTTTTATT from Paenibacillus ihbetae includes:
- the tsaA gene encoding tRNA (N6-threonylcarbamoyladenosine(37)-N6)-methyltransferase TrmO encodes the protein MEFIIKPIAYVRNSRTEIEDDQWGSIVSEIELVDDLNASSLEGIDEFSHLEIIFYFDKVADDKIQYEARHPRNNKEFPMVGIFAQRGKNRPNKLGLTTVELLEHHHNKLIVKNLDAIDGTPIMDIKPVMREFLPNREVKQPEWSKKLMEDYWG
- a CDS encoding GNAT family N-acetyltransferase, giving the protein MASFQYFKMTEQYASLIAEWTYEEPYSLYSMEGGFDDISELMNGDYYYALDDTHELVGYICTGNSARVPGGYLIGIYNDEQYIDLGLGLKPELTGKGYGEKFLMSSLQFIKEEYDKSDVQLVVAAFNERAIKVYERVGFIKGQLFKSKVSGQEIDFLVMNYSTEFSPNMLEKA
- a CDS encoding VOC family protein; translated protein: MKKQIGAVFVIVHNMPRAVKWYREILGLPKAEEYTRNTAPDAKTIYSIPLGNTSLLLDSIHRDEIKPSENHLFFFDTDDIEATYEFMKSIKVDIVSPIEGVNGPRFFAVNDSEGNRIMLCEEQ
- a CDS encoding CPBP family intramembrane glutamic endopeptidase, translated to MFLSIGLAFLLSFSYKIIEILFRSFRSHKLRKYSLYFWGVGILIAVPFFRENNVYSSPVNLSAVFPAFAILLVGNYVLSRYSGYHPIGRYNIINFAITYPIIEEVLFRGLILPFLNQSIHSAEIMEVMFLPVTAPVVISALLFAISHLQYYKLSSQSIRYMMFAFIGGIFFGAVTDLTQSILLSCLLHIEFNVLSIYFAKRSSTDRT
- a CDS encoding GNAT family N-acetyltransferase: MDVQLVKPSTKYKEEYLSFYQEWLESNEVMVPWVITKNPRDFEGMLHFFLNNEEGIDIPEGWVRDSTYWLVIETNRVVGAVNIRHQLNEKLLNCGGHIGYGIRPSDRRKGYATQLLSLALEKTKELGIRKVLVVCDADNIASKKTIMKNGGIPDQDYIEEDGNTVNRFWIEI
- the yqeK gene encoding bis(5'-nucleosyl)-tetraphosphatase (symmetrical) YqeK encodes the protein MHSIFKPLTEHIHFTGDLKTDIQQFLTLNQCSETAKHCLDVGAESRRLAVMFNADPVAAETAGWLHDISVVFPNHARIDAARQLSIDVLPEEEKYPMIIHQKISKVMAEQIFHITDEGILNAVGCHTTLRSNSTLLDQVLFVADKISWDQKGTPPYLIELKKNLQESLTHGAFTYINYLWERKETLKVIHPWLADAYEELRVNVQLV
- a CDS encoding NUDIX domain-containing protein, which produces MENKIIVVVKGVIANNGKVLIVKRSSAEEVDAGSWETVGGKIEFGEVLEEALIREVKEEIGVEVNVEKLLYATTFLNRPAQTDRASYLPVQDNR
- a CDS encoding antibiotic biosynthesis monooxygenase family protein, which produces MILEVAILNVKPGLSADFEADFRKASTIISSMKGYIHHELQKCLEVENKYILLVRWESLEDHTVGFRESQEYQQWKALLHHYYDPFPVVEHYEDIQL